In Mesoplodon densirostris isolate mMesDen1 chromosome 5, mMesDen1 primary haplotype, whole genome shotgun sequence, a single window of DNA contains:
- the LOC132491124 gene encoding LOW QUALITY PROTEIN: vacuolar ATPase assembly integral membrane protein VMA21-like (The sequence of the model RefSeq protein was modified relative to this genomic sequence to represent the inferred CDS: inserted 1 base in 1 codon), which produces MERFDKAALNALQPCDFRNESSLASTLKTLLFFTALMITVPIGLYFTTKSYVFEGAFGMSNRNSYFYAAIVAVVAVHVVLALFVYVAWNEGSRQWXEGKQD; this is translated from the exons ATGGAGCGTTTTGATAAAGCGGCTCTGAACGCGCTGCAGCCGTGCGACTTCAGAAATGAAAGTTCATTAGCATCCACTCTGAAGACCCTCCTGTTCTTCACAGCTTTAATGATCACTGTACCTATTGGGTTATATTTCACGACTAAATCTTATGTTTTTGAAGGCGCCTTTGGGATGTCCAATAGGAACAGCTATTTTTATGCTGCTATTGTTGCAGTGGTCGCCGTCCATGTGGTGCTCGCCCTCTTTGTTTATGTGGCCTGGAATGAAGGCTCAAGGCAGT CTGAAGGTAAACAGGATTAA